In Hevea brasiliensis isolate MT/VB/25A 57/8 chromosome 13, ASM3005281v1, whole genome shotgun sequence, a single genomic region encodes these proteins:
- the LOC110649638 gene encoding endoglucanase 25, with the protein MSMYGRDPWGGPLEINAADSATDDDRSRNLQDLDRAALSRPLDETQQSWLLGPTEQKKKKKYVDLGCIIVSRKIFVWTVGTLLVSGFLAGFITLIVKTVPRHHHSKSPPDNYTLALHKALMFFNAQRSGKLPKHNNVSWRGNSCVNDGKSATGTIFKDLAGGYYDAGDAIKFNFPASFAMTMLSWSVIEYSAKYEAAGELNHVKDIIKWGTDYFLKCFNHTADTINTIAAQVGSGDTSGGNTSPNDHYCWMRPEDIDYPRSVTQCSSCSDLAAEMAAALASASIVFKDNKAYSQKLVHGAKTLFKFARGQRGRYSSSTEAALFYNSTSYWDEFIWGGAWLYYATGNNTYLQLATTRGLAKHAGAFSGGPYYGVLSWDNKLTGAQVLLSRLRLFLSPGYPYEEILRTFHNQTSIIMCSYLPIFTSFNRTKGGLIQLNHGAPQPLQYVVNAAFLATLFSDYLEAADTPGWYCGPNFYSTDVLREFAKTQVDYILGKNPRKMSYVVGFGNHYPRHVHHRGASIRKDKIKYNCKGGWKWRDSSKPNPNTLVGAMVAGPDKHDGFHDVRTNYNYTEPTLAGNAGLVAALVALSGDRTTGIDKNTIFSAVPPMFPTPPPPPAPWKP; encoded by the exons atgAGTATGTACGGAAGGGATCCCTGGGGCGGTCCGCTGGAGATAAACGCGGCGGATTCCGCCACTGACGATGACCGGAGTAGAAATCTTCAGGACCTTGACAGGGCTGCTCTGTCTAGGCCTTTGGACGAGACTCAACAGAGCTGGCTTCTTGGACCAACtgagcagaagaagaagaagaaatacgTCGATCTCGGTTGTATCATCGTTAGTCGCAAGATCTTCGTCTGGACTGTCGGTACTCTTCTCGTTTCCGGCTTCTTGGCTGGTTTCATTACTCTCATCGTCAAGACTGTGCCTCGCCACCACCACTCTAAATCCCCTCCGGATAATTACACTCTTGCTCTCCACAAGGCACTCATGTTCTTCAATGCCCAACGAT CTGGGAAACTTCCAAAGCACAATAACGTGTCGTGGAGAGGTAATTCTTGTGTAAATGATGGGAAATCGGCGACGGGTACGATTTTCAAAGATCTGGCTGGTGGGTATTACGACGCCGGAGATGCTATTAAGTTCAACTTCCCTGCTTCTTTTGCTATGACCATGCTGAGCTGGAGCGTTATAGAGTACAGTGCTAAGTATGAAGCAGCTGGGGAGCTCAATCATGTCAAAGATATTATTAAGTGGGGAACTGATTACTTTCTCAAATGCTTCAATCATACTGCAGATACTATCAACACCATTGCTGCACAG GTTGGTTCAGGAGATACTTCTGGAGGAAATACGTCTCCTAATGATCATTATTGCTGGATGCGCCCTGAGGACATTGATTACCCACGAAGTGTTACTCAATGCAGTAGTTGTTCGGATCTTGCTGCTGAAATGGCTGCTGCCTTAGCATCTGCATCCATTGTTTTCAAAGATAACAAGGCCTACTCACAAAAACTCGTTCATGGTGCTAAAACTCTATTTAAATTCGCAAGGGGCCAACGAGGTAGATATAGTTCGAGTACAGAGGCTGCCCTTTTCTATAATTCAACTAGCTACTGGGATGAGTTTATTTGGGGTGGAGCTTGGCTCTACTATGCTACTGGCAATAATACTTATCTTCAGCTTGCTACCACCCGTGGTTTGGCCAAGCATGCTGGTGCTTTCTCGGGAGGGCCATACTACGGTGTGCTTAGCTGGGATAATAAGCTCACTGGTGCTCAG GTGCTTCTGAGTCGTTTGAGGCTGTTCTTGAGCCCTGGATAtccatatgaagaaatattaaggACATTTCACAACCAGACCAGTATAATCATGTGTTCTTACCTGCCAATTTTTACAAGCTTTAACAGAACCAAAG GAGGATTGATCCAGTTAAACCACGGGGCACCTCAGCCACTTCAGTATGTTGTCAATGCAGCCTTCCTTGCCACCCTATTTAGTGATTATCTCGAAGCTGCAGATACGCCTGGATGGTACTGTGGACCAAATTTCTACTCAACTGATGTATTGCGTGAATTTGCCAAGACCCAG GTTGATTATATATTGGGCAAAAATCCTCGGAAAATGAGCTATGTTGTGGGTTTTGGTAATCATTACCCAAGGCATGTCCACCACAGAGGTGCATCCATCCGTAAGGACAAGATCAAGTACAACTGCAAGGGAGGGTGGAAGTGGAGGGACTCCTCCAAGCCTAACCCAAATACACTGGTTGGAGCCATGGTTGCTGGCCCTGACAAGCACGATGGTTTCCACGATGTTCGTACCAACTACAATTACACAGAACCAACTCTTGCTGGCAATGCAGGTCTAGTTGCAGCACTTGTTGCTTTGTCAGGTGACAGGACTACCGGGATTGACAAGAACACCATTTTCTCAGCTGTTCCTCCAATGTTCCCCACTCCACCACCGCCTCCAGCACCCTGGAAACCCTAA